From the genome of Sphingobacterium sp. UGAL515B_05:
ACGCATGTTATCATTTAAGCGAACCAATTTCTGTTGATACTAAATATACTATTTTGGTTTATAAAAATCGACCATGGCGGCAGGAATTACAAAAAAAGGTTTATCTCATGGGGAGATAAACCTTTTAAGAGTCGATTAAACGACGTTATTTGTTAAAGCGTTTGAATTGTGCTGCCACATGTTAGCATCTGTGCGCCGTAGTATGGATTTTTGATTTCTTTATGACGGCTTAACCAAGTCGCGCCTTTGCCTTTGTTGAACATCGGACACTTTTGATAATAAACAGAAGAAGATGGTTTTGAGTTTTTGGACAAACTATAGATATCTTCTGACAATAGGGCGAAGGCTTCTCGTTGTTTACTGATATCCTTTGCCTGTTGTAGGCTCTTCACTGTCGCTTTGAGTGACGTTGTTCTGGTTTTCCAGACCTCCTGTTCCGCTTTCGTTAGATCAGTAGTTTGTATTTTAGCAATTGCATCGGCAAGATCGTTTGCTAGGCCTGCAGCTTGTTTACTATCCGCAGCTACAAGTGCATCTTTAAGCAGAAAGTATTGGTCATAGATCTTTTGAAAATTGCTTGCGTTGCTGATGTTATCTACTGAAGCTACCGGCTCCATGCTTGCGTCTTGTGGGCTATCTGATGCTGGAGGAGCTAAATTTCTTTCGTATTGGCAGCAAGCATGTAGTTTAGCATAAGTATCTTCCGCGGCAAGGTATTTTTCATTGTCATAGCCCGCTCCGGCGATATTTTTCAATACAGCATCTAAGGAAGTTTTCTTTGCGTCATAGGCTATTGTTGCTGTTTGGTTGTCTTCGTTCCATTCAACTTTAGCCTGAGCGGAGGCTCCTGCATTTTCTATTGTTTTTTTACACATACCGCAGTTTCCAGCAATTTTAACATTGGTGTTCACGGTGTTGTTTTGTGCATAGTTTGTCAAAGAGGATAGTATTAAAGCCCCTGTTATAATATAATGTTTGATTTTCATATGATTGGATGAAAGAATAAATAAAAATAAGTAATCAAAAATGATCGATAAATGATCAATGTATGGATTAACTTATTTTTGGCGGGACCCAAGGACAAAAATATCCCTCAGAAATAAATGTTGGCGCTATGGGTTTATAATTTTTTTTGATTGCTATACCGCAAAGTTCATGACCTTGTTCAA
Proteins encoded in this window:
- a CDS encoding DUF3347 domain-containing protein, with protein sequence MKIKHYIITGALILSSLTNYAQNNTVNTNVKIAGNCGMCKKTIENAGASAQAKVEWNEDNQTATIAYDAKKTSLDAVLKNIAGAGYDNEKYLAAEDTYAKLHACCQYERNLAPPASDSPQDASMEPVASVDNISNASNFQKIYDQYFLLKDALVAADSKQAAGLANDLADAIAKIQTTDLTKAEQEVWKTRTTSLKATVKSLQQAKDISKQREAFALLSEDIYSLSKNSKPSSSVYYQKCPMFNKGKGATWLSRHKEIKNPYYGAQMLTCGSTIQTL